The following are from one region of the Deltaproteobacteria bacterium genome:
- a CDS encoding ATP-binding protein: protein MLQKLTVKNFKRFREETVIDLAPITVLVGANNSGKSTVLQALSIFQYCVEVTRKKKNGTIALETRTIGPEEFGALPVASPTDLWPNGKATGTIAIGADFDGAARIRFEIKLSYNRFSIAPSVEGDVPAIMDGARIRYVPIHSGLALREEYLLAPARADRLRELQYGSVIRNLLWDLKENERERWKLLKGILARLYPLADIDVAFDKEVDRFIATEYNDHILSRPLDVVASGTGFQQVLQIFSGVLSQGNCIVLLDEPDAHLHARMQVELMRVFEDLADERGIQFVMATHSAHLLAAAPPGSLRAMIDGRAHPFATTPEQIDVLDTLGAFDRMEIVPLLRTKAIVFVENREDRNLLELFARKLWGDKKAREVWDRVCFLYTYQEPIAADVKLLARQVKDLLNAPSLSDLAGGRQPRFLVVGDRDYRRATSVAREKRELHKSAKSAGLKLDLRCHIWSRNEIENYLLDRHAVEKVVVANLDDSTKASAARTAVREALVSSLSESRSEAGIRIATKLQHEDRRLDYTKATHESDDVLNAEWGDGAALCDAKRVLSRIRGTLQERKIRTRLLDEDIIAAMATVPEEVKQVLNMIKRLAASGSKRKAHTRHKPVTKGKSSEGA, encoded by the coding sequence ATGCTGCAGAAGCTCACCGTCAAGAACTTCAAGCGGTTCCGGGAAGAGACGGTCATTGACCTCGCACCGATCACGGTACTCGTCGGTGCGAACAACTCCGGGAAGTCCACCGTGCTCCAGGCGCTCAGCATCTTTCAATACTGCGTGGAGGTCACCCGCAAAAAGAAGAACGGCACCATTGCCTTGGAAACACGAACGATCGGCCCGGAGGAGTTTGGGGCCTTGCCCGTGGCCTCGCCGACAGATCTGTGGCCGAACGGGAAGGCCACCGGCACCATTGCTATTGGTGCCGACTTCGATGGTGCGGCGCGCATCCGGTTCGAAATAAAGCTCTCGTACAATCGCTTTAGCATCGCCCCGTCGGTAGAGGGCGATGTGCCTGCAATCATGGATGGGGCACGCATTCGATACGTTCCCATTCATTCCGGGCTTGCACTCCGGGAGGAGTACCTGCTGGCTCCGGCGCGCGCCGATCGCCTGCGTGAGCTGCAGTACGGCTCCGTGATCCGCAACCTTCTGTGGGACCTGAAGGAAAATGAACGCGAGCGCTGGAAGCTGCTGAAGGGTATTCTGGCCCGCCTCTATCCGTTGGCGGACATCGATGTCGCCTTCGACAAAGAAGTCGACCGCTTCATTGCCACCGAGTACAACGACCACATCCTCAGCCGGCCGCTTGACGTAGTCGCATCCGGCACAGGATTTCAACAGGTTCTACAGATCTTCTCCGGGGTGCTGTCTCAAGGCAATTGCATCGTTCTTCTCGACGAGCCGGACGCGCACTTGCACGCCCGGATGCAGGTCGAGCTCATGCGTGTGTTCGAGGACCTGGCCGATGAACGGGGAATTCAATTCGTCATGGCAACGCACTCCGCCCATCTGCTTGCGGCAGCACCTCCAGGATCGTTGCGCGCGATGATTGATGGACGCGCTCACCCATTTGCAACGACGCCTGAGCAGATCGACGTGCTCGACACGCTCGGCGCATTCGATCGGATGGAGATAGTACCTCTATTGCGGACCAAGGCGATTGTCTTCGTCGAGAATCGAGAGGACCGAAATCTCCTTGAGCTGTTCGCGCGTAAACTGTGGGGAGACAAGAAGGCGCGAGAGGTTTGGGATCGGGTGTGTTTTCTTTATACCTATCAAGAACCAATCGCTGCGGATGTAAAGCTCCTGGCGCGTCAGGTGAAGGATCTCCTCAATGCTCCGAGCCTAAGTGATCTTGCCGGTGGACGACAACCGCGTTTTCTCGTCGTTGGTGACCGGGACTATCGCCGCGCGACCAGCGTCGCACGCGAGAAGCGTGAGCTGCACAAATCGGCGAAATCGGCCGGCTTGAAGCTAGACCTGCGCTGTCACATCTGGAGCCGCAACGAGATCGAGAACTACCTGCTCGACCGTCACGCCGTCGAGAAGGTCGTGGTGGCAAACCTCGATGACTCGACGAAGGCATCAGCGGCGCGGACTGCCGTGCGGGAAGCGCTTGTGAGTAGTCTTTCGGAATCCCGATCAGAGGCGGGTATTCGAATTGCCACCAAGCTGCAGCATGAAGATCGCCGCCTCGATTACACCAAGGCCACACACGAGTCAGATGACGTTCTCAATGCGGAATGGGGTGATGGAGCGGCGCTGTGCGATGCGAAGCGCGTCCTGAGCCGTATTCGGGGCACGCTGCAGGAGCGGAAGATTCGGACCCGCCTGCTCGACGAGGACATCATTGCTGCGATGGCGACCGTACCGGAGGAAGTGAAGCAGGTGCTGAACATGATCAAGCGCCTTGCGGCGTCAGGCTCGAAGCGAAAGGCTCATACTCGACATAAGCCGGTGACTAAAGGAAAGTCCAGTGAAGGAGCGTGA
- the pglZ gene encoding BREX-1 system phosphatase PglZ type B, translating to MKERDQTGTLIDAIQASFEAALRSPEGVANPAALLWTDADGQWRPLIPALRGLLPQLYSLGTYDPSTRTGPVIWLKCVVDRTLPEVALPVGAIPILYLPGVSRQELRAAGDCPLQLQPLIELQYRGALWHQRNGRDWTVEAFLTSEYGLGLDVAQDARTREAVLRALPLLANEPVEALRGRRLQADDLDRLAIGDPIRDLLSWMSGPEAFQKRCDEARWRTFRDVCLREFGFDPEQDGPAVAGDSLLHAGGKWDEVWQRFCEAPRLYPGVSQLLRGPARDLFSDPSRRPTVNEEREDRLRQELDPVTSLPHAEACSRILTLDGEHKERRGWVWAQLGQSPLAIALEPLARLAQLARSPLGGTSPQSVADDYATQGWRCDRAALDALDSVRSAAESALVAKVVRTVYEPWLDKSARHFQMLIMGGGVDARTLVTGVTAEKDTCILFADGLRFDVAGLLQEELEGRGVRTRLSHRIAPLPTVTATAKPLASPAHGACEGGSNFDDFTPLFTNSKQPVTAARLRDTMARQGVEVIEAHENRLWTKAESGGWTETGRLDELGHSLGAFVVRQIETEVEAIAERVMGLLSAGWPRVRVVTDHGWLLLPGGLPKVELPPYLVATKWARCAAVRGESATDVPTFAWYWNAAARIASPPGIGSFIAGAEYAHGGVSVQECVVPELVVERGEAAVQARITGAQWRGMRCRVSVETNATGLRLDLRLNWKQPNTSIVAGVKEIAANGEGSIAVADDKHEGVAATLVVLDGTGQVLDYKATTVGEQS from the coding sequence GTGAAGGAGCGTGACCAAACCGGAACGCTGATCGACGCTATCCAGGCGTCGTTCGAGGCCGCGCTTCGCTCACCCGAAGGCGTCGCGAATCCGGCGGCGCTACTCTGGACTGACGCGGACGGCCAGTGGCGCCCGCTGATTCCGGCACTTCGAGGGCTCCTGCCGCAACTCTATTCATTGGGTACTTACGATCCCTCGACGCGGACCGGGCCAGTCATTTGGCTCAAGTGCGTGGTGGATCGTACACTGCCGGAAGTTGCGCTTCCCGTCGGCGCAATTCCGATTCTCTACCTGCCCGGCGTGAGTCGTCAGGAACTTCGGGCGGCCGGCGACTGCCCGCTTCAACTTCAGCCACTGATCGAGCTGCAGTATCGTGGGGCGCTTTGGCACCAGCGGAATGGGCGAGACTGGACCGTCGAAGCGTTTCTGACTTCGGAATACGGTCTCGGGCTCGACGTCGCACAGGACGCACGAACCCGCGAGGCGGTGCTACGGGCCTTGCCACTCCTGGCGAATGAGCCGGTTGAAGCGCTGCGAGGTCGGCGCCTTCAAGCCGATGACTTGGACCGACTCGCGATCGGCGATCCCATCCGTGACCTGCTCAGCTGGATGAGCGGTCCCGAAGCCTTCCAGAAGCGTTGCGATGAAGCTCGATGGCGAACGTTCAGAGATGTTTGTCTCCGAGAGTTTGGGTTCGATCCCGAGCAAGATGGCCCGGCAGTCGCCGGCGATTCGTTACTTCATGCCGGAGGCAAGTGGGACGAGGTCTGGCAGCGATTCTGCGAGGCTCCCCGCCTGTATCCTGGGGTGTCACAGCTGTTGCGAGGCCCCGCCCGGGATCTGTTCTCCGACCCTTCACGCCGTCCCACCGTGAACGAGGAACGTGAAGACCGTCTTCGACAAGAGCTCGATCCGGTAACGTCGCTACCCCACGCCGAAGCTTGTAGTCGCATTCTCACTCTGGATGGGGAACACAAGGAGCGTCGCGGTTGGGTCTGGGCGCAGCTGGGACAAAGTCCTCTGGCCATTGCGTTGGAGCCGCTTGCACGTCTGGCTCAGCTTGCCCGTTCGCCGCTCGGCGGCACCTCGCCGCAAAGCGTGGCGGACGACTATGCGACGCAGGGCTGGCGCTGCGACCGAGCTGCGTTGGACGCATTGGACAGTGTGAGATCAGCCGCTGAAAGCGCGCTTGTCGCCAAGGTCGTCCGCACCGTGTACGAGCCGTGGCTCGACAAGTCGGCGCGGCATTTTCAGATGCTCATCATGGGCGGCGGGGTTGATGCGCGCACGCTCGTCACGGGTGTCACCGCGGAGAAGGACACTTGCATCCTGTTTGCCGACGGCCTTCGCTTCGATGTCGCCGGTCTGCTCCAGGAAGAGCTCGAAGGGCGCGGCGTACGCACTCGGCTCAGTCACCGTATCGCACCGCTGCCCACAGTTACCGCAACCGCGAAGCCCCTCGCCTCGCCCGCGCATGGCGCCTGCGAAGGTGGCTCGAATTTCGATGACTTCACACCGTTGTTCACGAACAGCAAGCAGCCCGTGACGGCGGCACGCCTGCGCGACACCATGGCACGACAAGGCGTCGAGGTGATCGAAGCACACGAAAACCGTCTCTGGACGAAGGCCGAGAGCGGGGGATGGACGGAAACTGGAAGGCTCGATGAGTTAGGACATTCACTTGGCGCCTTTGTCGTTAGACAGATTGAAACTGAGGTCGAGGCGATTGCCGAGCGCGTTATGGGCCTCTTGAGCGCCGGCTGGCCTCGGGTTCGAGTCGTGACTGATCACGGATGGCTACTCCTTCCGGGCGGTCTGCCGAAAGTGGAGCTTCCACCGTACCTTGTTGCTACGAAGTGGGCGCGTTGCGCCGCCGTGCGTGGCGAGTCCGCAACCGACGTCCCGACCTTTGCGTGGTACTGGAACGCGGCTGCGCGGATCGCTTCGCCACCGGGCATCGGTTCGTTCATCGCCGGCGCAGAATACGCGCACGGTGGCGTGAGCGTTCAGGAGTGCGTGGTTCCGGAACTCGTGGTCGAGCGCGGGGAAGCAGCAGTGCAGGCCCGAATCACGGGCGCTCAGTGGCGTGGCATGCGTTGCCGCGTGAGCGTCGAGACAAACGCGACGGGGTTGCGCCTCGATCTCCGTCTCAACTGGAAGCAGCCAAACACAAGCATCGTGGCCGGAGTGAAAGAGATCGCCGCCAACGGCGAAGGCAGCATTGCGGTTGCCGATGACAAGCATGAGGGCGTTGCGGCCACACTCGTC
- a CDS encoding SAM-dependent DNA methyltransferase, protein MRTLARDLRKQLENTVKDARRIAEGGAHKALEQLAVHHHEPWPSLTPKQRGLRNRLRAHGRQLGDQRDERRGTQVIARLKTECAYEHWHRMLFARFLAETALLIEPETGVAISLAECQELARERGEDWLELASTFAERMLPQVFRKGDPVLEVALPPETRSKLEDLLKDLPRSVFLADDSLGWVYQFWQAERKDQVNAAGSKIGADELPAVTQLFTEDYMVDFLLDNTLGAWHAGKMFASNPKLPENAESEDEIRQAVALPGCPWKYLRFIQGKDGQWTPAAGTFEGWPKTAKDFKCLDPCMGSGHFVVAMFERLVALRLAEENLDEAPAVAAVIRDNLFGLEIDPRCTQIGAFNLALAAWRRVGHCTLPAMNLACSGLAPNTREADWLAIAGDNQKLQRGMERLYRLFQKAAGLGSLINPRAGEGDLLVAAFHELQPLLETALAQEAKDDTAHEMAVTARGLAKAAEILAGQFTLVATNVPFLGRKNQNVVLATFCAETYPEAKLDLATCFLMRCLTLSARSGTVSLVMPQSPLFLASYKQFRRTLLGSAEWNVVARLGEHGFESSAAAGGFTALLTLTARRPEVGHACSCAIDVAAQRGEQPIYADAKPMLLKEKQLVAFRQTDLLKSPDAAVVFGATSDGPLLSRYAASIQGASTLDIERFALCFWEVTPGDIWLPHQSTPIGGSTYSGLQFVSISREPGGAFEALAADLKAEGRLGGAWSGQPVWGKRGVACAWMGTLPAAIYMGVVYDNSIAAIVPHEEKHLLPIWCYCSSASFQKEVRKINQKTQVANATLVKVPFDLAHWQKVAAEKYPHGLPQPFSSDPTQWLFNGHPKGAGASRPGDHLPGRGAPAPLHVAVARLLGYRWPRQTGSSFPDCPALGPDGLEKLADHDGIVCLPPVRGEAPAAERLRQLLAVAFGKEWKAQTELELIRASGCGAADLEEWLRNDFFAQHCSIFHQRPFVWHVWDGRRDGFNALANYHKLAGTNGDGRRTLEKLIYTYLGDWIDRQRADQRSGIEGADARLAAAEHLKTELERILAGEPPYDIFVRWKPLRQQPIGWEPDINDGVRINIRPFMMARPLGARGANACILRTTPRINWGKDRGKEPQRDRDEFPWFWGWDEEAVDFAGGKHFDGNRWNDLHYTIAFKQAARERQRAGRKP, encoded by the coding sequence ATGCGGACGCTCGCACGCGATCTTCGCAAACAACTCGAAAACACCGTCAAGGACGCCCGTCGCATTGCCGAGGGCGGTGCGCACAAGGCCCTGGAGCAGCTCGCCGTTCATCATCACGAACCATGGCCAAGTCTCACACCGAAGCAGCGGGGCCTACGGAATCGCCTCCGGGCGCACGGCCGACAGCTGGGCGATCAACGCGACGAGCGCCGCGGCACGCAGGTCATCGCGCGCCTCAAGACAGAATGCGCGTACGAGCACTGGCATCGGATGCTCTTTGCGCGTTTTCTCGCTGAGACCGCTCTCTTAATCGAGCCGGAAACGGGCGTCGCCATCTCGCTTGCAGAGTGCCAGGAGCTGGCACGAGAACGCGGCGAAGATTGGTTGGAACTCGCCAGCACCTTCGCGGAGCGAATGCTGCCGCAGGTCTTCCGAAAGGGGGACCCGGTCCTCGAAGTCGCCCTTCCGCCGGAGACGCGTTCGAAGTTGGAGGATCTGCTGAAGGACCTCCCGCGATCGGTATTCCTGGCGGACGACAGCCTTGGATGGGTCTATCAGTTCTGGCAGGCGGAGCGGAAGGATCAGGTCAACGCTGCGGGCAGCAAGATCGGAGCGGATGAACTACCGGCCGTCACACAGTTGTTCACCGAGGATTACATGGTGGACTTCCTTCTCGATAATACGCTCGGCGCGTGGCACGCGGGCAAAATGTTCGCCTCGAATCCCAAGCTGCCCGAAAACGCCGAGAGCGAAGACGAAATTCGCCAAGCCGTCGCGCTGCCGGGCTGCCCTTGGAAATATCTCCGATTCATCCAAGGCAAGGACGGCCAGTGGACCCCCGCCGCCGGCACGTTCGAAGGTTGGCCCAAGACGGCAAAGGATTTCAAGTGTCTCGACCCGTGCATGGGCAGCGGGCACTTCGTGGTGGCGATGTTCGAGCGGCTGGTGGCCTTGCGTCTGGCCGAGGAAAACCTGGACGAAGCGCCCGCGGTGGCGGCGGTCATCCGCGACAACCTGTTCGGCTTGGAGATTGACCCGCGCTGCACGCAGATTGGCGCGTTCAACCTGGCGCTGGCCGCGTGGCGCCGCGTGGGTCATTGCACGCTGCCGGCGATGAACCTGGCTTGCTCCGGCCTCGCACCGAACACCCGCGAAGCCGACTGGCTGGCGATTGCCGGCGACAACCAGAAGCTCCAGCGCGGCATGGAGCGGCTTTACCGGCTGTTCCAAAAGGCGGCTGGGCTGGGCAGCCTCATCAACCCGCGCGCCGGCGAGGGCGATCTGCTGGTGGCCGCGTTCCATGAGCTCCAGCCGCTGCTGGAAACGGCGTTGGCCCAAGAGGCTAAGGACGACACCGCGCATGAAATGGCCGTGACCGCGCGCGGCCTGGCCAAGGCGGCGGAAATTCTCGCCGGCCAGTTCACGCTCGTCGCCACCAATGTGCCTTTCCTGGGGCGCAAGAATCAGAATGTGGTGCTCGCGACTTTCTGCGCTGAAACATACCCAGAGGCCAAACTAGACCTTGCGACATGTTTCCTCATGCGATGTCTGACTTTGAGCGCACGTAGCGGAACTGTTTCGCTTGTCATGCCACAAAGCCCACTGTTTCTGGCCTCTTACAAGCAATTTCGTCGAACGCTGCTTGGATCAGCGGAATGGAATGTGGTCGCGCGGCTTGGTGAACACGGTTTTGAGAGTTCAGCGGCTGCTGGCGGATTCACGGCGCTTCTCACGCTCACCGCACGACGACCCGAAGTAGGGCACGCCTGCTCCTGCGCGATCGATGTGGCGGCGCAACGAGGCGAACAGCCGATATATGCTGATGCCAAACCAATGCTCTTGAAGGAAAAGCAGTTGGTGGCCTTTCGACAGACGGACCTCCTCAAGAGTCCGGACGCGGCGGTTGTGTTTGGCGCTACCTCTGACGGCCCACTGCTTTCTCGCTACGCCGCCTCCATTCAGGGCGCATCCACGTTGGATATTGAGCGTTTCGCGTTGTGTTTCTGGGAAGTCACGCCCGGCGATATATGGCTACCCCACCAGAGTACGCCAATTGGTGGCTCGACCTACTCTGGGTTGCAGTTCGTTAGTATTTCCCGCGAGCCAGGTGGAGCGTTTGAAGCGCTTGCGGCCGATCTTAAAGCAGAGGGGCGTCTGGGTGGAGCATGGTCGGGGCAACCGGTTTGGGGCAAGCGGGGTGTTGCATGCGCCTGGATGGGAACGCTTCCTGCCGCGATCTACATGGGCGTAGTGTATGACAACAGCATCGCTGCGATTGTACCCCACGAAGAGAAGCATTTGCTCCCAATTTGGTGTTACTGCTCCTCGGCTTCATTCCAAAAAGAAGTCCGCAAAATTAATCAGAAGACGCAGGTCGCGAATGCAACTTTGGTCAAAGTCCCCTTCGACCTGGCGCACTGGCAGAAGGTGGCGGCGGAGAAATATCCGCACGGATTGCCGCAGCCGTTTTCCAGCGACCCTACGCAATGGCTGTTCAACGGGCATCCTAAAGGAGCCGGGGCGTCCCGCCCCGGAGATCATTTGCCGGGGCGGGGCGCCCCGGCTCCTTTGCACGTCGCCGTCGCTCGCCTCCTCGGCTACCGGTGGCCGCGCCAGACCGGTTCCAGTTTTCCAGATTGCCCCGCGCTCGGCCCGGATGGTCTGGAAAAGCTGGCGGATCACGACGGCATCGTGTGTCTCCCGCCCGTGCGCGGCGAAGCGCCGGCGGCGGAGCGGTTACGCCAATTGCTCGCGGTGGCGTTCGGTAAGGAGTGGAAAGCGCAAACGGAACTGGAACTGATCCGTGCCAGCGGTTGCGGCGCGGCCGATCTGGAGGAATGGTTGCGCAACGATTTCTTCGCGCAGCACTGCAGCATCTTCCATCAACGCCCGTTCGTCTGGCACGTCTGGGATGGCCGCCGTGACGGCTTCAATGCGCTCGCCAACTACCACAAGCTTGCCGGCACTAACGGCGACGGCCGCCGCACGTTGGAGAAGCTGATCTACACCTACCTCGGCGACTGGATCGATCGTCAGCGTGCGGACCAGAGGTCGGGCATCGAGGGCGCTGACGCGCGTTTGGCCGCTGCCGAGCATCTCAAGACGGAGCTTGAGAGGATCCTCGCCGGCGAACCGCCCTACGACATCTTCGTGCGCTGGAAGCCCCTGCGCCAACAGCCGATCGGCTGGGAACCCGATATCAACGACGGCGTACGCATCAACATCCGCCCATTCATGATGGCAAGGCCACTAGGCGCCCGCGGCGCGAACGCCTGCATCCTGCGCACGACGCCTCGCATCAACTGGGGCAAGGACCGTGGGAAAGAGCCGCAGCGTGATCGCGACGAGTTCCCTTGGTTCTGGGGATGGGACGAAGAAGCGGTCGATTTCGCCGGCGGCAAGCACTTCGACGGCAACCGCTGGAACGATCTCCATTACACGATCGCGTTCAAGCAAGCCGCGCGCGAGCGCCAGAGGGCAGGGAGGAAGCCATGA